CACCGGCTTCGTCTTCTTCGTGTTGGCGGGATTGCTCGCGGAGATCATCCGCGCGCAGTTGATGCATGCGAACGGCGGCGTCGTGAGCAACGACACCTATAACGAGATCTACTCGATTCACGGCTCGGCGATGGTGTGGCTGGTGATTATTCCGATCGCGACCGGCGGGTTCGGCAACTTCGTCTTTCCGCTCCAAATCGGCGCGCGAGACGTGGCCTTTCCGTGGCTGAACATGCTGAGCTTCTGGATCTTTCCGGTCGCCGGCCTCATGCTGTTCTCGTCGTTCCTGATGGGCGCGCCGGTGGCAGGCTGGACGGAGTATCCGCCGATGTCGCTGCAAGGCGGTGCCGGAACCTCGATGTGGTGCGCCGCGATTTTCTTGGTCGGTGTCAGCTCTACGCTTACCGGGATCAACTTCTTGGTGACGATGCTGAAAATGCGCGCGCCCGGAATGACGTTCACACGGATGCCGCTCTTCTGTTGGGGCCAGTTCGCAACCGCGCCGCTGCTGATGGTCGCGACGACCGCTCTCGCCGCCGCGCTGGCCGCGCTCTTCATGGAGCGTCAGTTCGGCGTGCCGTTCTTCGACCCGACCAAGGGCGGGTCGCCGATTCTCTGGCAGCACATGTTCTGGTTCTACTCGCATCCGGCCGTCTACATCATGATCTTACCGGTCTTCGGGATGATCTCCGATATTCTGCCAACGTTCACGCGCAAGCCGATCTTCGGCTATAAGATGATCGCGTTCTCGTCGATGGCGATCGCGCTGGCCGGCTTCATGGTCTGGGCTCACCATATGTTCACCTCGGGCCTGGCACCGTATCTGCAGCTTCCGTTCATGATCATGACGTTCGTCATCGCGGTTCCGACCGGGGTGAAGATCTTCTCGTGGGTCGCGACTCTGTGGGGCGGCAAGATTCACTTCACGACCGCGATGCTGTTCGCGCTCGGATTCATCACACTGTTCACCCTAGGTGGGCTCTCGGGCGTCTTCCTCGCGGCCGTACCGTACGATCTGCACGTGCACGGCACGTACTTCGTGGTCGCGCATTTCCACTACGTGCTGGTGGGCGGGAGTTTGACCGGCATCTTCGCCGGTATGTACTACTGGTTCCCCAAGATGAGCGGCCGCATGTTGAACGAGACGCTCGGTAAGTGGCATTTCTGGTTATTCATGATCGGCTTTAACGGGACGTTCTTGCCGATGCACGCGCTGGGTATTCTCGGAATGCCCCGTCGCGTCGCTGAGTACGACCCGCAGTTCCAGTTCTGG
This is a stretch of genomic DNA from Candidatus Dormiibacterota bacterium. It encodes these proteins:
- the ctaD gene encoding cytochrome c oxidase subunit I; this encodes MAVAAVHPGGGIADHIHPEPQGFLRRYVFSIDHKIIGIQYLVTGFVFFVLAGLLAEIIRAQLMHANGGVVSNDTYNEIYSIHGSAMVWLVIIPIATGGFGNFVFPLQIGARDVAFPWLNMLSFWIFPVAGLMLFSSFLMGAPVAGWTEYPPMSLQGGAGTSMWCAAIFLVGVSSTLTGINFLVTMLKMRAPGMTFTRMPLFCWGQFATAPLLMVATTALAAALAALFMERQFGVPFFDPTKGGSPILWQHMFWFYSHPAVYIMILPVFGMISDILPTFTRKPIFGYKMIAFSSMAIALAGFMVWAHHMFTSGLAPYLQLPFMIMTFVIAVPTGVKIFSWVATLWGGKIHFTTAMLFALGFITLFTLGGLSGVFLAAVPYDLHVHGTYFVVAHFHYVLVGGSLTGIFAGMYYWFPKMSGRMLNETLGKWHFWLFMIGFNGTFLPMHALGILGMPRRVAEYDPQFQFWNQFESIASFVMTLGILLFFINVIWSIRNGKKAGPNPWGARTLEWQIPSPPHYYNFKHIPSVYGLPYDFSEPLPYKGLDDELNDSPPPLLAGAH